The following are encoded in a window of Carya illinoinensis cultivar Pawnee chromosome 15, C.illinoinensisPawnee_v1, whole genome shotgun sequence genomic DNA:
- the LOC122297823 gene encoding uncharacterized protein LOC122297823 — translation MAMYIRVKRIKTTYFIRCDPTETILDIKEKLHVLIEQPVINQRLILVGTGEVLEDSKTLADQKVENDAVVALTLRKDDNEFEEVNIVRPNDFYQSRDGDGGNW, via the exons GCTATGTATATCCGTGTTAAGCGTATCAAGACAACTTACTTTATTCGATGTGATCCGACTGAAACAATTCTAGACATAAAGGAGAAATTGCATGTCCTCATTGAACAACCAGTTATCAATCAGCGTTTAATCCTAGTTGGTACCGGGGAAGTATTAGAGGATTCAAAGACATTGGCAGATCAGAAG GTTGAAAATGATGCAGTTGTGGCACTGACCTTGAGAAAAG ATGATAATGAGTTTGAGGAGGTGAACATTGTACGGCCAAACGACTTCTATCAATCTCGTGATGGAGATGGTGGCAATTGGTAA